A segment of the Candidatus Izimaplasma bacterium HR1 genome:
AAAGCTATCTCTCTAATTGATTTATTTTCATAACCTGGTTCTCTTTGTTTAACAAAATAAGCATTCTCAGCATATCTAGCTCCATCAATTAAGATTGTGATATCATATTTATTCGCAATCTTTTTAACTTCATGCATATTTTCCATACTTACTGGTTGTCCACCAGCACTATTATTTGTGATCGTCATAATGATTCCAGAAATATTCTCTTTACCATTTTCTAAGATTAACTCTTCTAATCTAGGTAAATCAAAATTACCTTTAAATGGATGGTAAGTAGTAGTATCCATTGCTTCTTCAATAGTACAATCTAAAGCTCTAGCTCCAGCTAACTCTACATGAGCTCTTGTTGTATCAAAATGCATGTTACTAATAAAGAACATTCCATCTCTAGTTACTAATTGTGGTAACACAACTTGTTCAGCTCCACGACCTTGATGGGCAGGAATTATATATTTATAACCAGTAATCCCTTTTGCTACTTTTTCTAATCTAAAGAAACTACGGCTACCAGCATAAGCTTCATCACCTTGCATTAAAGCACCCCATTGGAAGTGACTCATAGCTCCAGTTCCACTATCAGTTAATAAATCAATATATACATCTTCACTGCGTAATGAAAACGGATTATATCCTGCATCTTTTAAGAATTTAATTCTCTCTTCCTTAGTTGTTACTTTAATTGGTTCCACCATTTTAATTCGATATGGTGGGGCTACGTATTTATTATTCATGTATTT
Coding sequences within it:
- the tnaA gene encoding Tryptophanase, which translates into the protein MNNKYVAPPYRIKMVEPIKVTTKEERIKFLKDAGYNPFSLRSEDVYIDLLTDSGTGAMSHFQWGALMQGDEAYAGSRSFFRLEKVAKGITGYKYIIPAHQGRGAEQVVLPQLVTRDGMFFISNMHFDTTRAHVELAGARALDCTIEEAMDTTTYHPFKGNFDLPRLEELILENGKENISGIIMTITNNSAGGQPVSMENMHEVKKIANKYDITILIDGARYAENAYFVKQREPGYENKSIREIALEAFEMADIFLMSSKKDGLSNIGGLICIKEDEDLYNQCRTYIVPMEGFPTYGGLAGRDMEALSVGLEEALEEDYLLHRLDQVRFLGDKLREAGVPIQYPTGGHAVFVDCKKFAPQIPYDLFPAQSVCNAVYIESGVRPVEIGSFLLGRDPDTGKNLESPLELMRLTIPRRTYTYKHLEYVADAVIEVYKNREKLVGLEFDYEPPVLRHFTARLKPVK